A single region of the Anaerostipes rhamnosivorans genome encodes:
- a CDS encoding PfkB family carbohydrate kinase, protein MAVICVGQSVYDIVIPYDTALVENQKYRVTRRLECGGGPALNAAYLCAVWGEQTYLVSRIGEDDYGKKIKRILLEAGVHLEYLVERDNIETPYSIILSNSDNGSRTIFNFPGEVQDKHYEYPALDVDVILSDGHLPKLSIQAIRRYPAALSVLDAGTCRESTMEVAPHVDYIVCSEDFARQYTGKAVDLEKPELCREIFGQIKEINKRHAVITLGEKGLLYEADGELKHLPAYPAKAVDTSGAGDIFHGAFAFGLAKNLPLLSILKLSSMASSISVESLGGQTSIPALDLVEDKLKERER, encoded by the coding sequence ATGGCAGTCATCTGTGTAGGACAGTCTGTCTATGATATTGTCATACCATATGACACAGCGCTTGTTGAAAACCAAAAATACCGGGTAACCAGACGTTTAGAGTGCGGAGGAGGGCCGGCGTTAAACGCGGCTTATCTCTGTGCGGTCTGGGGAGAGCAGACCTATCTTGTCAGCAGGATCGGGGAAGATGATTACGGGAAAAAGATTAAAAGAATTCTTCTGGAAGCTGGAGTCCACCTGGAATATCTTGTGGAGAGGGATAACATAGAAACACCTTACAGTATCATCCTCTCCAACAGCGACAACGGATCCCGTACTATTTTTAACTTTCCCGGAGAAGTCCAGGATAAGCACTATGAGTATCCGGCGCTGGACGTTGATGTGATCTTAAGTGACGGGCATCTGCCGAAGCTCAGCATACAGGCCATCCGCCGGTATCCGGCTGCCTTATCGGTGCTTGACGCGGGAACCTGCCGGGAGAGCACGATGGAGGTGGCTCCCCATGTGGATTATATTGTCTGCTCTGAAGACTTTGCGAGACAGTACACGGGAAAAGCAGTAGATCTGGAAAAACCGGAGCTCTGCCGTGAGATCTTTGGGCAGATCAAGGAGATCAACAAGAGACACGCAGTCATTACCCTTGGAGAAAAGGGCCTTTTATACGAGGCAGACGGGGAACTAAAACATCTTCCGGCCTATCCTGCAAAAGCTGTGGATACCAGCGGAGCGGGAGACATTTTCCACGGGGCATTCGCCTTTGGTCTGGCAAAGAATCTGCCGCTTCTTTCTATTTTAAAGCTAAGCTCCATGGCATCTTCTATCTCAGTGGAAAGCCTAGGAGGGCAGACGTCCATTCCGGCTCTTGATCTGGTGGAAGACAAGTTAAAGGAGCGGGAGCGATGA
- a CDS encoding AAA family ATPase yields the protein MKKTLILLAGYPGTGKTYMCSKILEQEKDFQVISQDDMKEQFWDEYGFDNMEEKTALENKSWELYYQRIEEAMLQGNRLISDYPFSEKQKPRLRELCEKYGYQAVTIRLVGDLEVLFQRSKQRDLDTSRHLGHVVSRYHKGDVLSDRTKGDCFVDYDIFMERCRTRGYGDFQLGRLIQVDVTDYSKIDYEEILGQLKKWL from the coding sequence ATGAAAAAAACATTGATTTTACTGGCGGGATATCCGGGAACCGGAAAGACCTATATGTGCAGCAAAATACTGGAACAGGAAAAGGATTTTCAAGTCATCTCCCAGGATGATATGAAGGAGCAGTTCTGGGATGAATACGGTTTTGACAACATGGAAGAAAAGACTGCACTGGAGAACAAAAGCTGGGAGCTTTATTATCAGAGGATAGAGGAGGCCATGCTGCAGGGAAACCGTTTGATCTCCGACTATCCTTTCAGCGAAAAGCAGAAACCGAGGCTTCGGGAGCTCTGTGAGAAGTATGGCTATCAGGCAGTTACCATCCGCCTGGTAGGGGATCTGGAGGTGTTGTTTCAAAGATCCAAACAAAGAGACCTGGACACCAGCCGCCATCTGGGACATGTCGTCAGCCGTTATCACAAGGGAGATGTTTTGTCAGACAGGACCAAAGGGGACTGTTTTGTGGACTATGACATTTTTATGGAACGGTGCAGGACACGGGGATACGGAGATTTCCAGCTGGGAAGACTGATCCAGGTGGATGTGACCGACTATAGTAAAATTGATTATGAAGAAATTTTAGGACAACTGAAGAAATGGCTGTAA
- a CDS encoding BlaI/MecI/CopY family transcriptional regulator: MGEKELTSREVLIMKCVWSSERELSIQEIQAELRERFDWDAKRSTVRTFMRDMEQNGYISVERRGRHSYVKALAGEESYKKRQAEKMVDLWFDGSKLNLVKTLTGKVSEDEQQYLRGILDELGDD; this comes from the coding sequence ATGGGAGAGAAAGAATTAACAAGCAGAGAAGTTTTGATCATGAAATGCGTTTGGAGTTCAGAAAGGGAATTATCAATCCAGGAGATCCAGGCAGAACTCAGAGAGCGGTTTGACTGGGATGCAAAGAGATCCACAGTCAGGACTTTTATGAGGGACATGGAGCAAAATGGTTACATATCTGTAGAAAGGAGGGGCAGACATTCTTACGTGAAGGCATTGGCCGGAGAGGAGAGCTATAAAAAGAGACAGGCGGAAAAGATGGTTGATTTATGGTTCGACGGCTCAAAACTGAATTTGGTGAAAACACTGACAGGAAAAGTGTCAGAGGATGAGCAGCAATATCTCAGGGGGATTTTAGATGAGTTGGGAGACGATTGA